From the genome of Alicyclobacillus sp. SO9:
AATTAACAAAGCAATTGAAAAGCTGTTGGACGATATGGCACAGACCATGTATGATGCTGACGGAATTGGTCTGGCTGCAAACCAAATTGGAATTGCGAAACAGATTGTCGTAGCAGATGTGGGAGATGGGTTGTTCGAACTCATTAACCCTGAAATTATAGAACGCTCTGAGGAGACCGACGCAGCCCATGAGGCTTGCCTGTCTCTTCCGGGGTTGCGGGGAGTTGTTACTCGGCCAAGCAGAATTCGTTTCCGTTATACAGACCGCAACGGAAACGAGAAAGAACTGGAAGCTGGAGAGTTGTTTGCTCGCTGCATCCAACACGAGATTGATCACCTTCATGGGATTCTCTTCACAGACTATCTGAAACCAAATGAAGTGGAACGCGTTCAAGAGAAGGAGTCTCAAGGACGATGAAGCAAGCTCCACGCGTAGTGTTTATGGGAACACCGGATTTTTCGGTACCAATTTTGCGCTCCTTGGCTGAGCATTCCTATGACATCAGAGCTGTTATTACACAACCTGACAAGCCGGTGGGACGCAAACGGACTTTGACACCGCCGCCGGTCAAGTCTGAAGCGCAGCGCCTTGGCTTGACTGTGCTGCAGCCAAAAAAGGTACGAGATGAGGCGTCCTTAGACGCGATTGCAAAGTTGGATCCGGATGTGATTGTGACCGCCGCCTATGGACAGATACTTCCGCAAAAGCTCCTGGAGATTCCGAAAGCAGGCTGTATCAATGTGCACGCTTCTCTGTTACCGAGGTGGCGGGGGGCTGCACCGATTCACCGGGCCCTGCAAAACGGAGACAGGAAAACCGGGATTACACTCATGGAAATGGTACTTGAATTGGATGCCGGCCCGATTCTTAGCACGCGTGAGCTGTCTATTACCGCAGAAGACAATGTGGGGACACTACATGACAAACTTGCCCATTTAGGCGCAGAACTGCTCATTGCTACCTTGCCTGAGTATGTGGCTGGCCATATTACACCGCAGCCTCAGCCCACAGACGGCATTACGTATGCGAACCGGATTTTGTCAGACGACGAGGAAGTCGACTTCACGAACTCATCCGAAGCAGTCCACAACCACGTGAGAGCATTGTCGCCATGGCCTGGGGCACGTACGAGCTGGAACGGAGTGCGGCTGAAACTATGGCAAACAAGACAGATGTCCGCAGATTCGTTTACCGGTACAAATCACATCGGCGAGGGTATTGTTCCAGAATCTCTTACCCCGGGTACAGTCTTTGCCAGTGCTCAAGGCAGCGTGCTTGTACAATGCCGAGACAAACCTGTGCAACTGGTTCAAGTGCAGCCTGCAGGTAAGAAGGCAATGGCTGCTGAGGACTGGTTCAGAGGGATTCAGACGGATAGGACCATGCTGGGTGAAAACGGATGAAGATAACAACACGGCGGTGTGCCTACAGTGTTTTGTACGAAGTTGCAGTGAAAGACGCCTATGTCAATCTGGCCTTGCAACAAGCTTTGCGCACATCGGCTCTTGATGAACGAGATAAGGCTTTGTGTTCTGAAATTGTCTACGGCACTGTAAAACGTCAGCGTACCCTGGATGTTCTCATTGGGCAGGTCTGTAATCGGGCTGTCACTGACTTGGAAGCAAGTGTTTTGACTATATTGAGAATGTCAGTGTACCAATTGGCATTTTTGGACAAGGTGCCTGTATATGCAGTGTTAAATGAAGCGGTGGAATTAGCGAAACAAGAACAACGCCGTGCCGCAGGCTTCGTGAATGGTGTACTTCGTTCTTATGTTCGGGATAAACGATCATGGCGTGAACGTGTTGATACGGCTGCAATCAGGGATGAAGCAACGAGAATTGGAGTCGAGCTGTCCTACCCCACGTGGTTGGTCAAGCGTTTATTCGCAGCATACGGAAAAAAGCGCGCACTCAGTATATTACAGCATTCGAACCAAAAGTCTCATTTATCTGTGCGTGTTAATACACGAGTGACTACGGTTGAGAAAGTGCTCGACGACATAAACAACAGGGATGGTTTAGCAGAAGCGGTCGCGTCAGAGGTGTCTCCCGTTGGGCTCAGATTGATGCGGGGTTTGGATGTGGAACGGTGGTCGCTGTACCAGGAAGGAAAGGTGTCTGTGCAAGACGAAGCAGCCATGTTAATTGCACCGTTGCTACAACCCTCTCCTGGTCAAAGAGTGCTCGATATGTGCGCTGCGCCTGGAAGCAAGACGGCACATATTGCGGAACTGATGGACGACGACGGTGCTGTTACAGCCGCGGACATCCATCCTCATAAAGTGAAACTCATTGCTGGCACGGCAACGAGGCTGCACCTCGAAAGTATTCAGACAATGGCAATGGATGCTAGACTGTTACCTCAGTTTCCTCATTACCAGGCCATGTTCGACAGTGTGTTGCTTGATGCTCCCTGCAGTGGTCTGGGTGTCCTCCGACACCGACCGGACATTCGCTGGCGCCGCAAGGAGTCGGATATCGCTGAACTGGCAAAACTCCAGGTGCAATTGCTGGAGGCCGCAGTGGAAGTTGTCAAGCCTGGCGGCGTCATTGTCTACGCTACTTGCACTTTACTGCCTGAGGAAAACCAGCAAGTCGTTGCGGATGTACTGGCAAGACACAGTGAAGTAACTGAGGACTCGGTCATCCCGGATCTTCCGAAGGAACTGCGTGATGCGTTTGCCGAAGTACAAAATGGCCCCGGTTTCATTTTGACCCCGGATGTATACGGTACTGATGGTTTTTTTATGTGTCGGATTCGGAAAAATCGGGATGATCGTGCATAATACATGGATGCAATCCGCTTGTGTAACAGATTTTTTGAAGAAGAGAAACTAGGGCAATTTAAGGAGAAATTAAA
Proteins encoded in this window:
- the def gene encoding peptide deformylase produces the protein MAIRIIRTGNDPVLRDKAKPVPKINKAIEKLLDDMAQTMYDADGIGLAANQIGIAKQIVVADVGDGLFELINPEIIERSEETDAAHEACLSLPGLRGVVTRPSRIRFRYTDRNGNEKELEAGELFARCIQHEIDHLHGILFTDYLKPNEVERVQEKESQGR
- the fmt gene encoding methionyl-tRNA formyltransferase, encoding MKQAPRVVFMGTPDFSVPILRSLAEHSYDIRAVITQPDKPVGRKRTLTPPPVKSEAQRLGLTVLQPKKVRDEASLDAIAKLDPDVIVTAAYGQILPQKLLEIPKAGCINVHASLLPRWRGAAPIHRALQNGDRKTGITLMEMVLELDAGPILSTRELSITAEDNVGTLHDKLAHLGAELLIATLPEYVAGHITPQPQPTDGITYANRILSDDEEVDFTNSSEAVHNHVRALSPWPGARTSWNGVRLKLWQTRQMSADSFTGTNHIGEGIVPESLTPGTVFASAQGSVLVQCRDKPVQLVQVQPAGKKAMAAEDWFRGIQTDRTMLGENG
- the rsmB gene encoding 16S rRNA (cytosine(967)-C(5))-methyltransferase RsmB; the protein is MKITTRRCAYSVLYEVAVKDAYVNLALQQALRTSALDERDKALCSEIVYGTVKRQRTLDVLIGQVCNRAVTDLEASVLTILRMSVYQLAFLDKVPVYAVLNEAVELAKQEQRRAAGFVNGVLRSYVRDKRSWRERVDTAAIRDEATRIGVELSYPTWLVKRLFAAYGKKRALSILQHSNQKSHLSVRVNTRVTTVEKVLDDINNRDGLAEAVASEVSPVGLRLMRGLDVERWSLYQEGKVSVQDEAAMLIAPLLQPSPGQRVLDMCAAPGSKTAHIAELMDDDGAVTAADIHPHKVKLIAGTATRLHLESIQTMAMDARLLPQFPHYQAMFDSVLLDAPCSGLGVLRHRPDIRWRRKESDIAELAKLQVQLLEAAVEVVKPGGVIVYATCTLLPEENQQVVADVLARHSEVTEDSVIPDLPKELRDAFAEVQNGPGFILTPDVYGTDGFFMCRIRKNRDDRA